CTACAAGATATGAAAGTGCCTTAAAAGCATATTGGGATTTTTTTGACAGCATTACAGCAAAAATAAGAAAAAGTTTGGATATTGAAGTTGGAAGTTTGATGATGGAAGCTGGAGGTTTAAAAAAATTGGATTAATGACAAATCGCTGATACCTTAACCACACTAGCTTCCAGCTTCTGACACCTAACTTCCAGCCAAAAAAAAACTTATCTTTGCCTCATGTTCAGTAAAGAAGAAGCACAGCAAGTAAGAAAAGAGTTTTGGATGGCTTTCGGAAAATCGTTTCCGAGAAAATGGCTTTTATACAATACCAAAATCAAAGATTTTTCATTTAAATTTTATGCAGATAAGAAAAAAGCAGAAGTTTCTTTGGATATCGAAATGAAAGATGAAATTTTTAGAGATGCTTATTATAATAAAATCTGGTCGCTTGAAGATATTCTGAAAGATTTTATTGGTGATTTTCATAAAGAGGAATTGTATACTTTAGAAAACGGAAAAGTCATCAGCAGAATCTGGATTGAAAAAGATGGAGTTTCTATTTTAAATAAAAATACATGGCAACAAACTTTTGAATTTTTTGTTGAAAAGATGGATGGCTTTGAAAGATTTTATTATGAATATGAAGATTTTATAAAAGATGTTTAGTTATGAAAATAAGATATTGCTGGAGATGCAGAATGGATGTTCCAATGTTAGATTCTGAAGAAGGTAAAATTGCATCAAAATTGCTTGCTGAAGGATTTCAGGAAAGCAAAAGACTTAAAAAACATGTTCCTGAAAACTTTAAAAAATTATTAGATTATTATAACGGTTTAACTGGTTTTGAAGAAACAAATCCAAATGCTATTATGCATCATTTTATAAATCTATATGGTCCTGATTGCGAAAACTGTGGAAAACCTTACAGAACTGAGACTGCTACTTTTTGCCCCAAATGCGGAAATAAAAGAAAAGGCTAAATAGAAGTCTATAAGAGGCGTAATTTTAAACTCTTCTCTACCAAAAGCTTCTTTCGAGAAAAATTTATAAATATTTAAACAAGTTCTATAGTTTAAACTCTTGTTTAAATATTTTTTGTACTTTAGTTTCGCCAAAAATATCAAGATATATTTATTCATCATGCTTTTCAGCAGAATACATTTTGATATTGAGTTTAACCAAAATCACGAAATATTTAAATTACTATGGAAAATAACTCGTTTATTTTTACAGACGGAAGAGACCCCAAAATGATTGAAGCGTATAAAAATGCGCAGGAAAACTTTAAATATTTCTGGAGAGAAGTCTCCTGGGAATATAGAAGAATTATTCCCGGATTGAATTTAGCCTGTGTAAAAGCCTCTTTTTCTGAGACAGATCCCAACGGAGAAGAAATCGTAGAACATATGTGGATGAACGACATCGACTTTGACGGCGATACAGTAAGCGGATACCTCATTAACGAACCCAATAATTTAACGACCATACAACTGGGAGATTATTTTGAAATTCCTTTAGATAAAATCAGTGACTGGCTTTTTGCGATCACTCCTAGCCAAAAGAAATCCAAGGGTTTATCAAAACTATTTTCTTCGTCTTCAAAGCCTATACCAAAAGCTTACGGTGGATTTACCATACAAAAAATGCGTGCCGATATGTCGGATTCTGAAAGAAAAGACCACGATGAAGCGTGGCAACTTGATTTTGGAAATTACAATGAAGTGGAAGTGGTCAACGAACAAAAAGAAAAGCCTGAAAACCTTATCGAGCATCCCATGAGCAGAAATATGAAAGACGATTTCGTGAAGTTTTTAGAGGATTACCCAAATGAACTGACCCATATCGATGAAAACGGATTTACTATTCTGCACCGAGAAACCATTGCCGGAAACTTAAGCTCAGTCGAAGTTCTACTCAAAGCCGGAGCCAACAAAAATTTAAAAACACAGAAGGGAAAATCTGCTGTTGATTATGCTAAACAGCTTAATTGGGAACATTTAATTCCTGCTTTTGAAAAAACTGACAACCCACCTTTCAACAAAATACAATACTTAAATTACTTTCAGCAAAACCCTAGGCGTAACTTAACTAATTTATTTCAAACCCCGAATACTCCATTAAAAGAAGAGGAAATAAAACTATTAGAACAAAAATGGAATAATAATCAGCCATTCCCTATTGTTGTAAAAGAGTTTTTATCGATTGCTGGTTCTTATAATTGGATATTTGAAGGTGGAAATCAAGAGTCTATGAGAAACACTATACTTAGTCTCAGTAAAATTATTAATTATAGAATTACCAGACCGTTTGTTGCCATCGATACAAGTATTTCAGATCCACAATATTTTATTATCTTTTTAGACGAAAATCAAATTGATCCTTTTGTTTATGAATTGAATTTATATACAGATATAGAACTAGAGCATTACGAATGTCCTAGATTGGAACAGACAGACATAAAACTTTCAGATTATTTAAACGGTGCAGTTGAAAATTGTAGATTGTGGCAAGAAAAGGGTCTAATCTAAATTATTTTCCCTGATATAGAAATCTAATATAAAAAAACACTTATGAAAAAAAATATTCTACTTCTCATTCTACAGTCATTTTCTTTATGAATTGGAGCTTCCCAAAGACTATCAATACAATCCCGAAAACCATCTAAAGGATCTAGAGAATTTATAGTTAAAAAAAAATTAAAATAGACAAAACTTAAACCTCCGTTTAAATAATTTCCGTATTTTAGATACTTTAAAATACTAAACCCCTTTGTTCTTCAATCTTTTGAACAGAATAGTTTTGATATTTTTTAACCCTAAATCACAAAACTTTTAAAACACTATGGAAAATAACTCGTTTATTTTTACAGACGGAAGAGACCCCAAAATGATTGAAGCGTATAAGAATGCGCAGGAAACCTTTAAATATTTCTGGAGAGAAGTCTCCTGGGAATATAGAAGAATTATTCCCGGATTGAATTTAGCCTGTGTAAAAGCCTCTTTTTCTGAGACAGACCCCAGCAGAGAAGAAATCGTAGAACATATGTGGATGAACGACATCGACTTTGACGGTGATACAATAAGCGGATACCTCATCAACGAACCCAATAATTTAAAGACCATACAATTGGGAGATTATTTTGAAATTCCTTTAAACGAAATCAGTGACTGGCTTTTTGCAATCACACCTAGCCAGAAGAAATCCAAGGGATTATCAAAATTATTTTCTTCGTCTTCAGAGCCTATACCAAAAGCTTACGGTGGATTTACCATACAAAAAATGCGTGCCGATATGTCGGATTCTGAAAGAAAAGACCACGATGAAGCGTGGCAACTTGATTTTGGAAATTACAATGAAGTGGAAGTGGTCAACGAACAAAAAGAAAAGCCTGAAAACCTTATCGAGCATCCCATGAGCAGAAATATGAAAGACGATTTCGTGAAGTTTTTAGAGGATTACCCAAATGAACTGACCCATATCGATGAAAACGGATTTACTATTCTGCACCGAGAAACCATTGCCGGAAACTTAAGCTCAGTCGAAGTTCTACTCAAAGCCGGAGCCAACAAAAATTTAAAAACACAGAAGGGAAAATCTGCTGTTGATTATGCTAAACAGCTTAATTGGGAACATTTAATTCCTGCTTTTGAAAAAAACTGACAACCCAACTTTCAACAAAATACAAAATGATACCAGAATTTCTTCACGAGTTTAAAACTCAACTTGAAACATACAAACTTGAAACGATAAAAGTTTCTGCCACTCCCCTCGAAAACGAAGAATCTCTTCAAATTTTAGACAGTAAATTTTTAGGAAAACCTTATCTCCAAAAAGGGATGGAGTATCCGAAAAATAAAGAAAATAAGCCCATGGCTCTTTGGGCACAAATCAATTTTTCCGAAGTTCCGCTTCTCGACGGTTATCCTAATCAAGGAATATTACAATTTTTCGTATCTCCCGAATGGTTTGATATGGATGATTACAAGGTCGTTTTTCATGATACCATCACTGAAGAATTTCAAACTGATTTTTCTTTTTTAACAGAAGAAATTTATGAAGAATCTCCTATTTATCGTGAACATAAACTCGAATTTAGTAAAGAAATTGAATATGGAAGTTCTGAAGATTTTCGATTTGACATGAGTTTTAATGATAAAGATTTTTGGGATTTTCAGGAAACGCTTACCGATAATCAAAAGGAAGAAGTAAACGAAATCATCGATGGAACGGGACATAAAATAGGCGGTTACGCTTATTTTACCCAAGCAGATGTGAGAGATTACAACCAAAATCTGAAACAAGATGTACTTTTATTACAAATCGATACCGATGACGAAATTATGTTTGGAGACTCTGGTGTTGCCAATTTCTTTATTAATCCTGAAGACTTAAAAAACAAAAATTTTGAAAAAGCTTGGTTTAATTGGGATTGTTGCTAAGAAGAAACAGATTTTAAAAGAGAGACTTTCGGGTTTCTCTTTTTTATTATTTTACAAATTTTCCTCAATTGGTGATATTTAATATCCATTTTATATCTTTGAAAGCTTATAAAAAGTAGAGACTTCTTTTCTTAAAAAAAATTAATTGCATAAAATTTACAAACATTTTCAGTTTAGATTTAATCAAAGTTTTAGGATTTTCAATTTTAATCCTAAAGTAAGTTTACCGGTTATTTTGGTTTTTGGTGCTTTGATGATTATTAAGCTTCCTCAATCATTTCTATATTCACTACTCTATTTTTCTATTGCTTTGGTTTTCCATATTAATAGAAAAGATATTCCGTTTTTGAAGAAAATATTTGTAAAAAATTGGAGACTTATTGTTTTTCTTGAATCTTCTTTTATTTATACCATTTTTTTAATGGCAAATATCAATTATAAAACTGAGAAATTCGGAATATTGATGTTTTTAGCGCTCATTACTCTAAGCTTTTTAGAGCCTAAATCTAAACCGTTTCCCACGTTTCAATGGAATTTTATTTCGAATCATCTTTTTGAATGGAAAAGTTATCTTCGGAAAAATACGTGGATGTTTATTTTCACTTACCTAATCCTCCTACTTTCTGCTTATAACCAGGCAAGTTTAATATTATGTGGAGTTTTTCTTTTAGATTACCTTTCGCATGTGTATGAAAATAATGAGAATAAGGAAATGCTTGAAGTCTATTTTAAAAAAATAAGTTTTAAGGAGAAAATTCAGAAAAATGTAGTTTTTTTCAATGCATTGCTTCTCCCTGTTTATATCGGTTATCTTGTTTTAAATTTTAATGAAAGCTTATATCTTTTATATTATATTTTCTTTATGAATTGTTATTTTTTATTAATTCTAACCAGAAAATACAGACTTTATCATCATCATGAAAAGGCAAATTACTTCAGTATTGCGGTTTTTATAGAATATTTCGTGTACAGTATGTTGATTATTCCTGCCTTTATTATGATTCGTATCAATACAAAAGAAGCACAGCAAAACATCAGCAATTATGTTGGAAATTAAAAATCTATCCGTAAGTTTTAAAGATAAAAATGTTCTTCAAAATTTGAATCTTGAAATTGAAGAAGGAATTATTTTGGGCATCCTTGGAAAAAATGGAGCCGGAAAAACGACATTGTTTGAATCTCTTTACCAAAGTCAAAAATACAATGGAGAAATTTTATGGCAAAACCAAAAACTTCTTCGCGAAAACATTTCTTACCTTGAAACGGAAAACTATTTCTACCCTTACATAACGGGAAGAGAATATCTTTCTTATTTCGCAAAAGATAAACTATCGGAAACGATAGAACTCGCTGAAAAATTTCAACTTCCGCTGGATAAGTATGTGCAATATTATTCGAGCGGAATGAAAAAAAAATTAGCTTTAATTGGAATGTTGATGCTCGACAAACCCATCAATATCTTAGACGAACCTTTTAACGGAGTAGATTTTGAGGGAGTTCATTTATTATACGATATTATTCATGAATTGAAAGAAAACAAAAAATTAGTGATTATCAGTTCGCACATTATCGAAACTCTTTTTCATACTTGTGACCGAATCGTTACTTTAGAAAATGGAACTATCAGTAATATTTTTGAAAAATCAGATTTTGAAAAACTTCGACATTTTAAATTTTAGATTATCTTGAAATGTGTCGCTCCTACAGAGCTCATAAAAAACTCAATATCTTCTCTACAAAGGTTCTGCTCTTACAGAGCAAAAAATAATTATAATTCGATTTCTCTTTTAAACAAAAAAAAGACATCTGTATTGCTACAGATGTCTTCGTAATTTATTTGGTGTTCAGTATTATTTTTGAGCAGCTTTTACATCGATACCGATTTCAATATCTTTGCTGATCATCCATTCAGCTGGATCAGTTTCGTCAGTTCCGAATTTGATTCCCCAGTCAGCACGGTTTACTGTAAACTGAGCTTTCAACGTAGCAGATTTTTCTACGATTTCTACTTTTGCAGGGAAAGAAACGTTCATAGTTTTTCCTAAAAGCGTAAGGTTTCCGCTTACCGTTTTGTTAGCTCCTTCTACAGCGTTTTGGGCACCTGCAGCAAGTTCTTCAACTTTAGTGATTTTGAAATCAGCAGTTGGGTGTTTTTCAACATCAAAGAAGTCAGCATTTTTTAGGTGACCTTCAAGATCTGTATATTTTTTGTCTTTTTCAGTTACAGAAGCTGGATCTACTTTGATTGACTTCATATCAATTACAAACTCACCAGATGCCAATTGATTATCAGCAACTGATAATTCACCTGTAGAAACTGCTAAAGTTCCCCAACGTGGAGCAAAACCTCCTTTGTGGAAAGCCTTCCAGTTTACTTTAGATGCTGCAGTATCAACTGTAAAAACATCACCTTGCTTTTCAGCTACAGATTGCTCTTGACCTGCCGTTGCAGCTTCTTTTTTATCACCACACGATGCAAGAAGTAAACCTAAACTTGCCAAAGCGATTACGCCAATTTTCTTCATTTTTTAAAAGTATTTAATATTAATATTGTTTGTTGTTCTGTTTAATAAAACCTCAAAACGATTATTTTATTGTTTTGACTTTGCAAACCTCCGAAAATTTGAAGGCTTTCTTATTGACATAGGATAAGAAAAGACTAAAAATATAAAAAAATTTTGAAACATTAGATTCATTAAGTCTTTTTTGATTGAAAAATGCCAGTTTTTGCCAATATTTTTTTGGTTTTAATTATTCCGCGGCCCGATAGCTTCTTTCTCTTTGGGTTTTGATGCTCAGGTAGTCAGAAAAAATAAAATCGATTGGGTTAGCATTATTCAGAGTTCCTATCGCATGATTTTTCTTAGGTAAGTGATATTAATGTTAATTTATTTTATATTTGCTCAGCTTACATCAAGCATTAACTATAACCCTATCAATGAAAACAAAAATTCTGGCAATATCTCTTTTATTTTTAAGCATCCACTCTTTTGCCCAAAAAACATATTATAAAATTAACGGTGGAAACGCGGTTGACGAAACAAAATATGTAGCTGAAAAAGAAAAAATCACAAAAACCGGAATATTGGAAGAACTTCTTTTAAAAACCGAAAAAAAAGAAAATTCTATCATTCATATTGTAAAACTTGGTGTGCTTTCTACAACACCCGATGGATTTGATCCTTATGGAGAAACAAAAAAATATATCGGAACAAGATTTGAGATTGAGAAATTTGTAAATGAAAACAACAAAAAATTTGACAAAGATTTTCTTAACGGAAAGCCTACTTTCATTAATTTTTGGTTTACAAAATGTCCGCCTTGCATAGAAGAAATTCCGTTCTTGAATAAGCTGAAAGAAAAGTTTAACGGTAAAGCAAATTTCATCACAATTTCTTTTAACGATAAAAAAACGATTGAAGAATTTATCAAACAGCAACCTTTTAATTTCACTCATATTCCAAATGCTAAAAATCAGATTGATGAGCTGAATATTTCAGCGTTTCCTACAAGTCTTATTTTAGATAAAAACGGAATTGTAAAATTTGTTTTCGGAGAAGTAAGTGATGATGTTAAAGATATTGAAGTGATTTTTGAGGGGCTTTTATAAAATACCAAAGTTATTATGAAATGGGAACCAATAACTTTCGATGAATTAGCTTTAGAAATTTCAAAAGGTGAAAAAGAAATGAGCTCAGAAAACTTTCAGTTTTGGAATAAAATAAAATTCACTCCTAAAAAATGGACTGAACATGAATTTGGAAACGAAGGCAATGGTTTCTGGGCAGTCGCAAAATATAACAACTTTGTTTTGTACTATAATGACATAGAGGAAGGATTTAATATTTCTAAATTTGAAAAAGACAGAGAAATAAAAGAATATGGAGCTGAGCAGGACGAATTACAATATGCTTTAATAAAGCTCAGAAAAATGATAGAGTATTACAAAATGTAATACAATAAAACCAATTATAAGCAGAAAAAAATAAATTTCAAAACCAATACAACGTGAAAAAAATTCTATTATTAGCCTTTTTCCCTATTTTAAATTTCTCTCAAGACAAAAATGCTGCTAAGCTTAAAGTTAATGAAGGTATCGTTCTTCATGATGAAGGAAAATTTAATGAGGCACTTAATAAATATGAAGAAGCTTTAAAACTTGATAAGAATAATCTGTTTGCATTTTCAGAAAAAGCAATGACACTGGAAGCCTCAAAAAAATATGATGAAGCAATTGAAATTTGTAAATTAGCCATTACAACGCATAATAAAGAAGATATTAAAACCATATATCTTACTTACGGAAATAGTTTAGATCATTCAAAGAGGCCACAAGAGGCGCTGAAAATTTTCGATGAAGGAATAAAGAAGTATCCTGAATTTTATCAGCTTTATTTCAATAAAGGAATTACTTTAGTTAATGATAAACAAATTGAAAAGTCTTTAGAATTATTTGAAAAATCTTTAAAACTAAATCCCAATCATCCAGGGTCTTTAAATGCTTTAGGTGCATTGAATCGTGATAAAAG
The sequence above is a segment of the Chryseobacterium turcicum genome. Coding sequences within it:
- a CDS encoding DUF4268 domain-containing protein, with the protein product MFSKEEAQQVRKEFWMAFGKSFPRKWLLYNTKIKDFSFKFYADKKKAEVSLDIEMKDEIFRDAYYNKIWSLEDILKDFIGDFHKEELYTLENGKVISRIWIEKDGVSILNKNTWQQTFEFFVEKMDGFERFYYEYEDFIKDV
- a CDS encoding DUF2314 domain-containing protein translates to MENNSFIFTDGRDPKMIEAYKNAQENFKYFWREVSWEYRRIIPGLNLACVKASFSETDPNGEEIVEHMWMNDIDFDGDTVSGYLINEPNNLTTIQLGDYFEIPLDKISDWLFAITPSQKKSKGLSKLFSSSSKPIPKAYGGFTIQKMRADMSDSERKDHDEAWQLDFGNYNEVEVVNEQKEKPENLIEHPMSRNMKDDFVKFLEDYPNELTHIDENGFTILHRETIAGNLSSVEVLLKAGANKNLKTQKGKSAVDYAKQLNWEHLIPAFEKTDNPPFNKIQYLNYFQQNPRRNLTNLFQTPNTPLKEEEIKLLEQKWNNNQPFPIVVKEFLSIAGSYNWIFEGGNQESMRNTILSLSKIINYRITRPFVAIDTSISDPQYFIIFLDENQIDPFVYELNLYTDIELEHYECPRLEQTDIKLSDYLNGAVENCRLWQEKGLI
- a CDS encoding DUF2314 domain-containing protein; translation: MENNSFIFTDGRDPKMIEAYKNAQETFKYFWREVSWEYRRIIPGLNLACVKASFSETDPSREEIVEHMWMNDIDFDGDTISGYLINEPNNLKTIQLGDYFEIPLNEISDWLFAITPSQKKSKGLSKLFSSSSEPIPKAYGGFTIQKMRADMSDSERKDHDEAWQLDFGNYNEVEVVNEQKEKPENLIEHPMSRNMKDDFVKFLEDYPNELTHIDENGFTILHRETIAGNLSSVEVLLKAGANKNLKTQKGKSAVDYAKQLNWEHLIPAFEKN
- a CDS encoding YwqG family protein encodes the protein MIPEFLHEFKTQLETYKLETIKVSATPLENEESLQILDSKFLGKPYLQKGMEYPKNKENKPMALWAQINFSEVPLLDGYPNQGILQFFVSPEWFDMDDYKVVFHDTITEEFQTDFSFLTEEIYEESPIYREHKLEFSKEIEYGSSEDFRFDMSFNDKDFWDFQETLTDNQKEEVNEIIDGTGHKIGGYAYFTQADVRDYNQNLKQDVLLLQIDTDDEIMFGDSGVANFFINPEDLKNKNFEKAWFNWDCC
- a CDS encoding ABC transporter ATP-binding protein: MLEIKNLSVSFKDKNVLQNLNLEIEEGIILGILGKNGAGKTTLFESLYQSQKYNGEILWQNQKLLRENISYLETENYFYPYITGREYLSYFAKDKLSETIELAEKFQLPLDKYVQYYSSGMKKKLALIGMLMLDKPINILDEPFNGVDFEGVHLLYDIIHELKENKKLVIISSHIIETLFHTCDRIVTLENGTISNIFEKSDFEKLRHFKF
- a CDS encoding YceI family protein, with the translated sequence MKKIGVIALASLGLLLASCGDKKEAATAGQEQSVAEKQGDVFTVDTAASKVNWKAFHKGGFAPRWGTLAVSTGELSVADNQLASGEFVIDMKSIKVDPASVTEKDKKYTDLEGHLKNADFFDVEKHPTADFKITKVEELAAGAQNAVEGANKTVSGNLTLLGKTMNVSFPAKVEIVEKSATLKAQFTVNRADWGIKFGTDETDPAEWMISKDIEIGIDVKAAQK
- a CDS encoding TlpA family protein disulfide reductase codes for the protein MKTKILAISLLFLSIHSFAQKTYYKINGGNAVDETKYVAEKEKITKTGILEELLLKTEKKENSIIHIVKLGVLSTTPDGFDPYGETKKYIGTRFEIEKFVNENNKKFDKDFLNGKPTFINFWFTKCPPCIEEIPFLNKLKEKFNGKANFITISFNDKKTIEEFIKQQPFNFTHIPNAKNQIDELNISAFPTSLILDKNGIVKFVFGEVSDDVKDIEVIFEGLL
- a CDS encoding tetratricopeptide repeat protein; this encodes MKKILLLAFFPILNFSQDKNAAKLKVNEGIVLHDEGKFNEALNKYEEALKLDKNNLFAFSEKAMTLEASKKYDEAIEICKLAITTHNKEDIKTIYLTYGNSLDHSKRPQEALKIFDEGIKKYPEFYQLYFNKGITLVNDKQIEKSLELFEKSLKLNPNHPGSLNALGALNRDKRIISILASLRYLSVDNKTSRAKGNLDSVINLMGQGVSQTDEKNITLAIDSKTLEDVSKNKKITNNFSTVDMVLSMTAALDFDEKNKNKTQCEKAIDKFDSIFAVLKEDQKKQKGFYWEFLAPYFIEMKEQKLVEPFTYIAFLPSQADDVKKYHENNNKEIQRFYEWNKNYVWK